GGATTAACGCATGGAAGCCTTTAGTTAAAGCAGGGGTCTTTGTGAAGTATATAACGGATATTAAACCAATGATTAAACCAGATAAGGCTCCATATTTGTTTGCCCTTTTCCATCTTGTTCCTAAAACTAAGAGTATAGTGTTTATGCCAAGGCCTCCAAAGACAAACAGGATTATCTGGAATATGGTAGCTGGACGGTATATTCCTATAAGAGTGGCAGCTATTCCGGCAAGAAGAGTTGCGACTCTCGCTACCTTCAAAACCGTTTGCTCCGATGCTTTTGGATTTATGACTTGCTGATATAGGTCACGTGCGAAAGCTCCTGACACTGCGACAACAACCGAATCTATAGTTGACATTCCAGCTGATAGAACACCCGCCATTAAGATACTACCAATTATGGGATGTAGGGCTTTGGAAACTAGCGTTGGAACGACCCAGTCAGTCATCTTAGGTGGTATACCAGGGATAGCAGCCCTCGCTAAGACCGCTGCACTATACATGAATATTACTGATAGGAACATGCCTATTCCGCTTGCTATAGCTGCCCCCCATAATACTCTTCTGTCTCTCATAAGGAAAAACTTTGTAGCAAGTTGAGGTTGTCCTACAGCGAAGAGGTTCCATAGCATAACGTTTGAGAGGAAAAATGGATATAGCATGTATTTTGTTGGGCTACCTGGCATTGTAAAGGCTTTAGGATCTGTGGCCAAGAGTGCCTTGTTCGCTGCTTCAACGCCTCCAGCCAAATTTGCTGCTCCCCAAAATGTGAGGATAGCCGTAAACACCATTAATATTCCTTGAACGATATTCGTATACATCGCTCCCCTTATTCCACCCATGAAACAGTAAACTGTAACGCCTAAGCCCATAACACAAACGCCTACCCAGTATGGCCAACCAGTAAAGGTATTGAATATGGTACCTGCTCCTATAGTTTGAGCTCCCATATAGGGTATAAGGAAGACGATAATTGCAATTGCTGAAATAACCCTTATGGCTTTGCTTTCGTATCTATCGGCAAGGTAATCCGGTAGCGTTAAAAGCCCAAGCTTTTTACCTAGCCTTAAAAGTGGTCCTCCAACTAAAGCTGCCGGAACTAGCATACTAAATGCTGCAGTTGGTACGCTTACAGCTAATCCAGCCCATCCGACGTTATATATAGTTCCGGGAACGCCAAGGAAGGTGCTTATACTGTATTGAGTTGCGAAATAACCAAGCCCACCTAAAAGTATCCCTGCAGATCCGCCCATAACAAAGAATTCATTAAGGTTTAGAGCTTTCTTAGATGAAACCCAACCGAGATAAAGCACAAAAGCTAAGTATAATAAGACTACTACTAAAAATGTTCCGGGAACAGGAGTTACCTGAGGTGCCTGCATGGCTATCCCTCCTTTTCCTCAAGTAGACCACTCTTCTTGAGCTGGAAGTAAAGGATTATCATGCCAACTATCGTTAAGATATTTACGATAATCCAGGTCCATACAAACCAAGGGATCATAAACGGTCCCAAAGATAGTTCTGTCGTATAGTTGAACTTACCTGGGATCCAAACAAGAAAGTAAAGGAAAGCGAAATAGATTATCCACCCAACTAGGAAGCTTGGAATCTCCGATGGATAAAAACTCTCGGGTAGCTTAATAGTCTTCCTCTTCAAGGTTCATCACCCCCGTGTGAAAAATTGTATGCACCTTAGTATTATTATAATACTTAAAGTTTGGTTAGTGCATGAAAGGCACAAAAAAAGCCCCACCTCTTTTGAGATGGGGCTTTTAAGAGAAAGACTCTGTTTACATACTCTTTATGTGTTCTATTATCCTTTCTCCAAAGTCGCTTGTGGAGACTTCCTTTGCTCCTTCTATCTGTCGAGCTAGATCGTAGGTTACGAACTTCTCTTCGATTGTTCTTTGTATACCCTCTATTATTAGTTCCTTGGCTTCTTTCCAACCGATATATTCAAGCATTTCCGCTCCGGATAGTATGAAGGAGCAAGGATTAGCCATGTTTTTGCCAGCATACTTGGGGGCAGAGCCATGAGTGGCTTCAAAGACCGCTATTCCGGTTTCGAAGTTTATATTTGCTCCCGGAGCCATTCCTAAGCCTCCCACTTGAGCTGCAGCCGCATCGGAAACGTAATCTCCATTTAGGTTAGGTGTGACCAATATATCATACTCATCGGGTCTTAAAAGTAGCTGTTGAAACATTGCATCGGCTATTCTATCTTTTAGCACTATCTTACCTTCTGGAGCTTTCCCTCCATAGTCTCTAATTAGTTCTTCTTCAGTTATAACCTTATCTTTGTATTCTTCTTTAGCTAATTCGTATATGGCATCTCTGAATAGCCCTTCAGTGTATTTCATTATATTCCCCTTGTGCATTATTGTTACCGACTTTCTCCCATGGTGTAAAGCATATTCTATGGCTGCTCTCCCCATCCTCTTTGAGCCATATATGCTTATGGGTTTTATTCCTATTCCAGAGTCTTCCCTTAGCTTTATCCCAAAGGCTTGCTCTAAAAATTCTCTTATCTTTTTGGATTCTTCAGCATTAAAGGGCCACTCTATTCCAGCATAGACATCTTCAGTGTTTTCTCTAAAGACTATGATATCTACTAACTCTGGTCTTTTTAGAGGAGAAGGGACCCCCCTAAAGTATCTAACAGGTCTAAAGCATACGTATAGGTCCAATATCTGTCTTATAGCTACATTTACTGAGCGATACCCTCCTCCCACTGGTGTGGTTAGCGGTCCCTTTATCGCTATCTTATATTTTTTAATCTCTTCAATCGTTTCTGATGGTAAAACATCTCCCATCTCCTCTATAGCTTCTTCGCCAGCTAGGATTTTCTTCCATGTAATTTTTCTTTTCCCTCCATAGGCTTTTTCTACAGCAGCGTCAATTACCTTTAAACCTACTGGTGTTATGTCTCTTCCTATTCCGTCTCCAACTATATAAGGTATAGTTGGGTTATCTGGGAGCTTTAACAATTTTTAAACACCTCCTCTTGAAACTAATGGTAAAACTCCTCCCTCAAGAATCATCTTTCTTTGCCTTTCGCTTAAGTTGAGCCTTAAGGGTATCTCCTTATTATCCTTGAGTCTTATCAGTTTTGTTACTTCTCTTCCTTCCTCTATGTCTCTTCTTAGTGTAGGTAGTATTACCTCGTCCCCTTCATTCAGGTTATCATAATCGTTAGGGTTAGCCAAAGTTAAGGGAACTATGCCGAAGTTGGTAAGGTTTGAGAAGTGTATTCTCTCTATAGACTTGGCTATAATTGCTTCAACGCCTAGGAACATCGGACATATGGCTGCATGCTCCCTTGATGATCCTTGTCCATAGCTTTCTCCAGCGAGCACAATGTTTGCTAAGCCCATTTCCTTATTTTTTAAGGCCCTTTCGTAGAAGCTTGGATCTAGAGGTTCAAATACATGCTTTGCATATTCGGGGACGTTTGATCTCAGCTTGAGATAAGCTCCAGCAGGCGTTATATGGTCTGTGGTTATTTTGTCTCCAACCTTTATGGTTATGACACCTCTTATGCTATCCTTTAACCTCTCCTTTATCGGCACAGGCTTAATATTGGGTCCTCTATATATTTCGATTTTTTCTCTTTCCTCTTTTGGTAGTGGGAAAATGAAGCCTGAGTCATCTATAACAAAGCTTTCTGGAAGAGAGAACCTCTTGTAGTTAATTCCCATATCTTCCAGTTTTCTTGGGTCGGTTATCTTTCCTGTTAAAGCTGTTGCCGCGGCTGTTTCAGGACTTACAAGGTAGACTAAAGCGTCTGGGGTTCCGCTTCTTCCCTTGAAGTTTCTGTTGCTGGTTCTTACAGAAACGCCACCCGAGTTTGGTGCAAAGCAAACCCCCACACAGAAGTTACAAGTGGTTTCAAGCAGCCTTGCTCCCGCTTTTAGTATCGATGCTAATCCGCCATCTCTATCTATTGTTAATAAAACCTGTCTTGATCCTGGTGTTACCCCTAACTGGACATCTTTGTGAACCTTTCTTCCGCTTAGTATGTGAGCGACTATCATAAGGTCTCTGTAAGAGGAATTTGTGCAACTTCCTATTGCAACCTGATCTACCTTGATGCCTTCTATTTCCCTAACGGGTTTTACATTGTCTGGATGGTGAGGACAGGCCGCTAACGGCTCAAGCTTGGATAAGTCTATTTCTATTAATCCATCGTATTCTGCGTTTTCATCTGCTTCCAATGGTATCCAATCTTTTTCCCTGCCCTGTTTCTTTAGGAATTCTAATGTTACTTCATCAGAGGGGAAAATTGACGTGGTTACCCCAGTTTCGGTTCCCATATTCGTTATAGTTGCCCTATCAGGTACAGATAGCGTTTTAACTCCCTCTCCCCCATACTCTAATATACAGCCTACGTTACCTTTACTTGTGATAATTGATAAGACTTTAAGTATTACATCCTTCGCTGATACCCAAGGAGGTAATTCTCCCTTTAACTCTACTCTTATTACCTTAGGGTAGGTAAGGTAAAACGGGCCTCCTCCCATAGCTACAGCTACATCTAATCCACCTGAGCCTATAGCGAGCGCTCCTATCCCTCCAGCTGTTGGTGTGTGACTATCGGCACCGAGAAGAACTATACCTGGCTTTGCAAACCTCTCTAAGTGAACTTGGTGACATATTCCGTTGCCCGGTTTAGAGAAAATCATTCCAAACTTTTCTGCCACGCTTTGAAGGTATTTGTGATCATCCATGTTTTCGAATCCCACTTGGACCGTGTTGTGATCTATGTAGGTTACTGAAAAGGTCTTGACTTCTTTGAATCCCATGCTTTCAAACTCGAGACAGGCCATCGTCCCGGTTGCATCATGGATAAGGGTTTGATCTACCTTGATCGCTATTTCTTCTCCTTTCTCCATTTTTCCCTTTAATAGGTGCTTTTCTATTATCTTTTGGACTATGTTCTTACCCAATATTCCACCCGCTCCTTTCCTTTTGGCTTTAACTCTTGACAAGTAAGTCATGTATCATATATTATATGATACAGGAAATAATCAGCTTTGACAATAGGTATTGGAGGGAGAAAAGTTGATAAAAATACCTGTTACGATCATAAGGGGAGGGACGAGCAAGGGTATTTACATAATGAGGAAGGACCTACCTGAGGATGAAACGCTTATGAAGAAGATCATCCTAGGTATATTTGGTAGCCCTGATGTAAGACAGATAGATGGTTTAGGGGGAGCCGATATAGTAACAAGCAAAGTAGCGATAATAGATAAATCAGATAAGGAAGAAATTGATGTCTATTACAAGTTCGGTCAGGTGGGAATAAAGGAGCCTGTTGTAGACTTTTCTTTAAGTTGTGGGAATTTAGTCTCTGGGGTAGGGGTTTTTGCTCTTCTCAAGGGATTTAAGAAAGCTGAGGAGCCCTTTACTATGGTTAACGTCTATGATGTAAATATTAGGAAGCATGTTAGGATAAAGGTGCCCGTTAAGGATGGAATGCCTTACTATGATGGCGATTTCTATATAGATGGCGTTCCCTTCCCGGGTGCAAGGATAGATGTGACTTTCTTAAATCCTGCAGGCTCTATAACTGGCAAGCTTTTACCTACTGGAAAAGTTAGAGATGTTCTAAGTAACGGGATTGAATATTCTTTGGTTGATGCCGGAGTTTTAGGTATGTTTGTAAAAGCTTCGGATCTAGGTCTCACTGGGAAGGAAGGGCCTGGTGATATAGACAATAACATAGGTTTACTTAATTTAATTAATGATATGAGGGGTGAAGTTTTAGTAAATATAGGAATGGCTCCAGATAAGAAAACTGCGTTAGCAAGGTATCAATACCTCCCAAAATTCATAGTAGTAGCTCCTCCTTCAGATTTTATCTCTCCTATAAATGGAAAGAGGGTTAAGAAAGAGGAGTGTAGCTTGCTTGCTAGAGTTATAACTGGCAATAAATTACATAAGGCTTTCCCCGTTACTAGCTCTATATCTTTAGCTGCCGCGTTTGGGCTTGAGGGCTCAATTGTAAATGAGGTAGCGGTTAGCAGGGAGGAAGGAAAAGTTTTTATAGGTCATCCTTCTGGGGTTATAGATCTCTCATTTAAGAAGTCTTCAGATGGTGAAATTGAAGAGGTTACCATAGGTAGAACCGCAAGGCTGATAATGGAGGGGATCGTTTATGTTCCTGAGAGTCGTATTTATGGGAGGTGGTATGATAGCAGTGAGGATAAGCTGGCTGATGTGGAAATCTGACATAAGGGGGTGTTAATGTTGAGAAAACTAAAGTATGTTGTTCTTGCCTTGGTAGTAGTTGTAACTTTAGGCTTATGGAGTTTTGCTTTCGCTAAGTTTCCTGAAAGACCTGTGACCCTGGTTTGCCCCTTTGGTGTGGGTAGCGCAAGCGATACTTTTGTTAGGGCCTTGAAGGAGCCGCTGTCTAGA
The Synergistota bacterium genome window above contains:
- the icd gene encoding isocitrate dehydrogenase (NADP(+)), with protein sequence MLKLPDNPTIPYIVGDGIGRDITPVGLKVIDAAVEKAYGGKRKITWKKILAGEEAIEEMGDVLPSETIEEIKKYKIAIKGPLTTPVGGGYRSVNVAIRQILDLYVCFRPVRYFRGVPSPLKRPELVDIIVFRENTEDVYAGIEWPFNAEESKKIREFLEQAFGIKLREDSGIGIKPISIYGSKRMGRAAIEYALHHGRKSVTIMHKGNIMKYTEGLFRDAIYELAKEEYKDKVITEEELIRDYGGKAPEGKIVLKDRIADAMFQQLLLRPDEYDILVTPNLNGDYVSDAAAAQVGGLGMAPGANINFETGIAVFEATHGSAPKYAGKNMANPCSFILSGAEMLEYIGWKEAKELIIEGIQRTIEEKFVTYDLARQIEGAKEVSTSDFGERIIEHIKSM
- a CDS encoding 3-methylitaconate isomerase codes for the protein MIKIPVTIIRGGTSKGIYIMRKDLPEDETLMKKIILGIFGSPDVRQIDGLGGADIVTSKVAIIDKSDKEEIDVYYKFGQVGIKEPVVDFSLSCGNLVSGVGVFALLKGFKKAEEPFTMVNVYDVNIRKHVRIKVPVKDGMPYYDGDFYIDGVPFPGARIDVTFLNPAGSITGKLLPTGKVRDVLSNGIEYSLVDAGVLGMFVKASDLGLTGKEGPGDIDNNIGLLNLINDMRGEVLVNIGMAPDKKTALARYQYLPKFIVVAPPSDFISPINGKRVKKEECSLLARVITGNKLHKAFPVTSSISLAAAFGLEGSIVNEVAVSREEGKVFIGHPSGVIDLSFKKSSDGEIEEVTIGRTARLIMEGIVYVPESRIYGRWYDSSEDKLADVEI
- a CDS encoding aconitate hydratase, with protein sequence MGKNIVQKIIEKHLLKGKMEKGEEIAIKVDQTLIHDATGTMACLEFESMGFKEVKTFSVTYIDHNTVQVGFENMDDHKYLQSVAEKFGMIFSKPGNGICHQVHLERFAKPGIVLLGADSHTPTAGGIGALAIGSGGLDVAVAMGGGPFYLTYPKVIRVELKGELPPWVSAKDVILKVLSIITSKGNVGCILEYGGEGVKTLSVPDRATITNMGTETGVTTSIFPSDEVTLEFLKKQGREKDWIPLEADENAEYDGLIEIDLSKLEPLAACPHHPDNVKPVREIEGIKVDQVAIGSCTNSSYRDLMIVAHILSGRKVHKDVQLGVTPGSRQVLLTIDRDGGLASILKAGARLLETTCNFCVGVCFAPNSGGVSVRTSNRNFKGRSGTPDALVYLVSPETAAATALTGKITDPRKLEDMGINYKRFSLPESFVIDDSGFIFPLPKEEREKIEIYRGPNIKPVPIKERLKDSIRGVITIKVGDKITTDHITPAGAYLKLRSNVPEYAKHVFEPLDPSFYERALKNKEMGLANIVLAGESYGQGSSREHAAICPMFLGVEAIIAKSIERIHFSNLTNFGIVPLTLANPNDYDNLNEGDEVILPTLRRDIEEGREVTKLIRLKDNKEIPLRLNLSERQRKMILEGGVLPLVSRGGV
- a CDS encoding sodium/solute symporter (Members of the Solute:Sodium Symporter (SSS), TC 2.A.21 as described in tcdb.org, catalyze solute:Na+ symport. Known solutes for members of the family include sugars, amino acids, nucleosides, inositols, vitamins, urea or anions, depending on the system.) translates to MQAPQVTPVPGTFLVVVLLYLAFVLYLGWVSSKKALNLNEFFVMGGSAGILLGGLGYFATQYSISTFLGVPGTIYNVGWAGLAVSVPTAAFSMLVPAALVGGPLLRLGKKLGLLTLPDYLADRYESKAIRVISAIAIIVFLIPYMGAQTIGAGTIFNTFTGWPYWVGVCVMGLGVTVYCFMGGIRGAMYTNIVQGILMVFTAILTFWGAANLAGGVEAANKALLATDPKAFTMPGSPTKYMLYPFFLSNVMLWNLFAVGQPQLATKFFLMRDRRVLWGAAIASGIGMFLSVIFMYSAAVLARAAIPGIPPKMTDWVVPTLVSKALHPIIGSILMAGVLSAGMSTIDSVVVAVSGAFARDLYQQVINPKASEQTVLKVARVATLLAGIAATLIGIYRPATIFQIILFVFGGLGINTILLVLGTRWKRANKYGALSGLIIGLISVIYFTKTPALTKGFHALIPSAIITLIVMIIVSLITPPPSKEVIKKHFE